One stretch of Fictibacillus sp. b24 DNA includes these proteins:
- a CDS encoding dihydroorotate dehydrogenase electron transfer subunit: MMKHLLKVTSNTEIARNIFEMKLTGPGVGSMTAPGQFLHVSVGNHTSKLLRRPLSICDVDFEREEVTLLYRAQGDGTKQLSEKQTGEVVDVLGPLGNGFDMDEVDGKRSALLIGGGIGVPPLYYLGKQLKNVGVEVTFILGYQSFKDSFYVDKFKEIGETIVTTVDGSLGIKGFVTDAMERCMEEEPVIYSVGPAVMLKAVEDRAGSLDGYLSLEERMGCGIGACFACVCPTETRKSGYVKICSDGPVFKMGEVVL; this comes from the coding sequence ATGATGAAACACTTGTTAAAGGTTACGTCGAATACGGAGATTGCACGAAACATATTTGAAATGAAATTGACTGGCCCTGGTGTAGGAAGTATGACTGCACCTGGTCAGTTTCTCCATGTCAGTGTTGGAAATCATACTTCTAAACTACTGCGCCGTCCTCTATCCATCTGTGATGTAGATTTTGAGAGAGAAGAAGTAACTTTGTTATATCGAGCGCAAGGCGATGGCACGAAACAGCTTAGTGAAAAACAAACCGGTGAAGTAGTGGATGTTCTTGGTCCGCTTGGAAACGGATTTGATATGGATGAAGTTGATGGAAAAAGAAGTGCACTCCTAATAGGTGGAGGAATTGGTGTACCGCCGCTTTACTACCTTGGAAAACAGCTTAAAAATGTTGGAGTTGAAGTTACCTTCATCTTAGGTTATCAATCTTTTAAAGATAGCTTTTATGTAGATAAGTTTAAAGAAATCGGTGAAACGATTGTAACGACGGTAGATGGTTCTCTTGGTATAAAAGGATTTGTTACAGATGCGATGGAAAGATGCATGGAAGAGGAACCAGTTATTTATTCTGTTGGCCCAGCAGTAATGCTAAAAGCTGTGGAAGATAGAGCGGGTAGTTTAGACGGTTATCTTTCTTTAGAAGAAAGGATGGGCTGTGGCATCGGAGCGTGTTTTGCATGTGTATGTCCGACCGAAACAAGGAAATCAGGTTATGTAAAAATTTGCAGCGACGGACCAGTATTCAAGATGGGGGAGGTTGTTTTATGA